ATCGACGCGGTCGTACACGCCCCGGCGGGGCGGGGCGGCCTACGGCTCGAACTTGTAGCCGAGACCGCGCACGGTGACGATGTAGCGGGGCGTGGAGGGCTCCGGCTCGACCTTGGAACGCAGTCGCTTGACGTGCACGTCGAGGGTCTTGGTGTCACCGACGTAGTCGGCACCCCAGACGCGGTCGATCAACTGCCCCCGGGTCAGCACCCGACCCGCGTTACGCAGCAGCAGTTCCAGCAGCTCGAACTCCTTGAGCGGCAACTGCACCGCGACACCGTCGACGGTCACCACGTGCCGCTCGATGTCCATCCGGACCGGCCCGGCGGCCAGGGTGGGCGCGGCCAGGTCGACCGTCTCGCTGCTCTTGCGCCGCAGCACCGCCCGGATCCGGGCGACGAGCTCACGCGGCGAGTACGGCTTGGTCACGTAGTCGTCGGCCCCGATCTCCAGGCCGACCACCTTGTCGATCTCACTGTCCCGAGCGGTCACCATGATGATCGGTACGTGCGAGCGCTGACGCAGTTCGCGGCAGACCTCGGTACCGGACATCTCGGGCAGCATCAGGTCAAGGAGGACAATATCCGCGCCGGTGCGGTCGAATTCGGTGAGCGCCGAGAGCCCGGTCGGTGCGACCGAGACCTCGAAACCCTCTTTGCGCAGCATGTAGGAGAGGGCGTCGGAGAACGACTCCTCATCCTCGACCACGAGAACGCGGGCCAACGGAATTTCCTTTCCTCTGTCCGACCTGGGATTACTCAGCCGAACCAGTGTCGATCTCAATTGACGGGGGTAGCGGTAGGACGGCGTCCGGAGGACGGGCTGGCAGCCGCAGGGTGAACGTCGAGCCTCCACCAAGCGTGCTTGACACCTCGACCCGTCCGCCATGGTTGGTGGCTATGTGTTTGACGATCGCCAGACCGAGACCGGTGCCCCCGGTCGCCCGCGAACGGGCCTGGTCGGCCCGGTAGAAGCGCTCGAAGATCCGGTCGACCTCGCTCGGCGAGATGCCGATGCCCTGGTCGGCGACGGAGATCTGGACGTGATCGTCGTCCGCCCGTGTGGTGACCGTCACCCGGCTCTCCTCGCCGGAGTACGCGATCGCGTTCTCCACCAGGTTGCCGACCGCCGTGGCGACCTGGCTGTCGCTGCCGTACACGGTCAGGTCACGCTGGCCCTCGACCACGATCTCGACCTTCCGGGCGGAGGACGTGGTGCGGGTCCGGTCGATCACCTCGGCGATCACCCAGTCCACCGCGACCGGCTCCGGCTCCGGCAGCGGCTCGGCACCCTGCAACCGGGTCAGTTCGAGCAGTTCGTTGACGAGCCGGCCGAGCCGGGTGGACTCGTGCTGGATCCGTTCGGCGAATCGTCGGGCCGCCACCACGTCCTCGGACGGCTCGACCCCACCGGTCTCGACCGGTGGCTCGGTGGCGTCCAGCAGCGCCTCGGCGAGCAACTGCAACGCCCCGATCGGGGTCTTCAGCTCGTGGCTGACGTTCGCCACGAAGTCACGGCGTACCCGCGCCACCCGGTGC
The Micromonospora pisi DNA segment above includes these coding regions:
- a CDS encoding sensor histidine kinase, giving the protein MEWGVVAGVAGGLVVGLTIGPMLVRAIRRAPVQHERRLPVGGDLTPADGRPAIAKHQNEVSGLGRKSIDSLRVGVVVLDTNDEPVLINPAARAMGLLRAGAGPGTVAAHPIIRTLAGQVRRTGVRREVELDLPRSRDGGVHDPLGVHLRAMGIGNGYVAIEAADVTESHRVARVRRDFVANVSHELKTPIGALQLLAEALLDATEPPVETGGVEPSEDVVAARRFAERIQHESTRLGRLVNELLELTRLQGAEPLPEPEPVAVDWVIAEVIDRTRTTSSARKVEIVVEGQRDLTVYGSDSQVATAVGNLVENAIAYSGEESRVTVTTRADDDHVQISVADQGIGISPSEVDRIFERFYRADQARSRATGGTGLGLAIVKHIATNHGGRVEVSSTLGGGSTFTLRLPARPPDAVLPLPPSIEIDTGSAE
- a CDS encoding response regulator transcription factor produces the protein MARVLVVEDEESFSDALSYMLRKEGFEVSVAPTGLSALTEFDRTGADIVLLDLMLPEMSGTEVCRELRQRSHVPIIMVTARDSEIDKVVGLEIGADDYVTKPYSPRELVARIRAVLRRKSSETVDLAAPTLAAGPVRMDIERHVVTVDGVAVQLPLKEFELLELLLRNAGRVLTRGQLIDRVWGADYVGDTKTLDVHVKRLRSKVEPEPSTPRYIVTVRGLGYKFEP